The following are from one region of the Bradyrhizobium sediminis genome:
- a CDS encoding DUF2059 domain-containing protein, which produces MKLVSKTLSAAGLALALAVIAAPASAQQKQAAPAAPQSTPLKPGTPAAMAAAREILQMKNASAMYAGAVPGLVQKTKEALLQSNLNYQKDLNEVAVIVAQKLAGREKEIGEGMASVYANEFTEQELKDLVTFYKSPLGKKLLATEPRAIQFSMSYMNAWAQNFAEVINGEFRAEMRKRGKEI; this is translated from the coding sequence ATGAAGCTTGTTTCGAAGACTTTGTCGGCCGCCGGTCTTGCGCTTGCGTTGGCGGTGATCGCCGCTCCGGCCTCCGCGCAGCAGAAGCAGGCCGCGCCGGCGGCGCCGCAGTCCACGCCGCTCAAGCCGGGCACGCCGGCGGCGATGGCCGCCGCCAGGGAAATCCTGCAGATGAAGAACGCCTCGGCAATGTACGCCGGCGCCGTGCCCGGTCTGGTCCAGAAGACCAAAGAGGCGCTGCTGCAGTCCAACCTGAACTACCAGAAGGACCTCAACGAGGTCGCCGTGATCGTCGCGCAGAAGCTGGCTGGCCGCGAAAAGGAAATCGGCGAAGGCATGGCCTCCGTCTACGCCAATGAGTTCACCGAGCAGGAGCTGAAGGACCTGGTCACATTCTACAAATCGCCGCTCGGCAAGAAGCTGCTGGCGACGGAACCCCGGGCCATCCAGTTCAGCATGTCCTACATGAACGCCTGGGCGCAGAACTTCGCGGAAGTGATCAACGGCGAATTCCGCGCCGAGATGCGCAAGCGCGGCAAGGAAATCTAG
- the rpiA gene encoding ribose-5-phosphate isomerase RpiA: MNMDALKRQAAARALEEVRDGMKLGLGTGSTAKHFVDLLGEKVRAGLNVVGVPTSEATRIQAEQCGVPLTTLDEVDRLDLTVDGADEIDPALNLIKGGGGALLREKIVAAASDRMIVIADDSKWVDVLGRFPLPVELVPFGLAATRRAMAGAFAETGNSGQMVLRKGKDGHAFVTDGGHWIVDAQLGRISDAPRLAGLLTSIPGVAEHGLFIGLASLAVLAGSQGIRVIERR, encoded by the coding sequence GTGAACATGGACGCATTGAAACGGCAGGCGGCGGCGCGCGCGCTCGAAGAAGTGCGCGACGGCATGAAGCTCGGCCTTGGCACCGGTTCGACCGCGAAGCACTTCGTCGACCTGCTCGGCGAAAAGGTCCGCGCCGGATTGAATGTGGTGGGCGTGCCGACCTCGGAAGCGACCCGCATCCAGGCGGAGCAGTGCGGCGTTCCGCTGACCACGCTCGACGAGGTCGACCGGCTCGATCTGACGGTCGACGGCGCCGACGAGATCGATCCCGCGCTCAATTTGATCAAGGGCGGCGGCGGCGCGCTGCTGCGCGAAAAGATCGTCGCCGCAGCGTCCGATCGCATGATCGTGATTGCCGACGACTCGAAATGGGTCGATGTCCTGGGCCGCTTTCCGTTACCGGTGGAGCTCGTTCCGTTTGGCCTCGCGGCCACGCGGCGCGCCATGGCCGGGGCATTTGCGGAGACCGGCAATTCCGGGCAGATGGTGCTGCGGAAGGGCAAGGACGGCCACGCTTTTGTCACCGATGGCGGCCACTGGATTGTCGACGCCCAACTGGGCCGGATATCGGATGCGCCGCGGCTGGCAGGTCTTTTGACCTCCATCCCCGGTGTGGCCGAGCACGGGCTGTTCATCGGTCTTGCCAGCCTCGCCGTTCTGGCGGGCTCTCAGGGAATTCGCGTTATTGAACGGCGGTGA
- a CDS encoding HAD family hydrolase has product MTSARIIVFDLDGTLVDTAPDLINALNFVLDREGLPPVPLQSARNMIGQGARRLIERGLELEGRAAGVDDIARLTSDFIDYYAAHIADASRPFEGLEDALDELSARGCRFAVCTNKLEWLSKLLLDQLGLSARFSAICGADTFGVSKPDPVFLRETIARAGGHPSAAIMVGDAGPDVGVARHAGVPVIGVGFGYTEVPIAELKPDLLIHHMRDLPAAVESLTAPKKSM; this is encoded by the coding sequence ATGACCTCTGCCCGCATCATCGTATTCGATCTCGACGGCACGCTCGTGGATACGGCGCCCGATTTGATCAACGCCCTCAACTTCGTGCTCGACCGCGAGGGCCTGCCGCCGGTGCCGCTGCAATCGGCGCGCAACATGATCGGACAGGGCGCCCGCCGGCTGATCGAACGCGGGCTGGAGCTGGAAGGCCGCGCCGCCGGCGTCGACGACATCGCCCGGCTGACCTCCGACTTCATCGATTACTATGCGGCCCATATCGCCGACGCCTCCCGCCCGTTCGAGGGTCTCGAGGACGCACTCGACGAGCTCAGCGCGCGCGGGTGCCGGTTTGCGGTCTGCACCAACAAGCTGGAGTGGCTGTCGAAGCTGTTGCTCGATCAGTTGGGCTTGAGTGCGCGGTTTTCCGCGATCTGCGGCGCGGACACTTTCGGGGTCTCGAAACCGGACCCGGTTTTCCTGCGGGAAACGATCGCGCGCGCCGGAGGTCACCCGTCCGCCGCGATCATGGTCGGCGATGCCGGACCGGATGTCGGCGTCGCCCGCCACGCCGGCGTCCCGGTGATCGGCGTCGGATTCGGCTATACCGAGGTCCCGATCGCCGAGCTCAAGCCGGACCTCCTGATCCATCACATGCGCGATCTGCCGGCCGCTGTGGAAAGCCTGACGGCGCCCAAAAAATCGATGTAA
- the moaA gene encoding GTP 3',8-cyclase MoaA, translating into MTGPSPSPLASLSRPMTDPFGRTISYLRVSVTDRCDLRCFYCMSEDMTFLPKADLLTLEELDRLCSAFIAKGVRKLRLTGGEPLVRRNVMSLVRSLSRHLDSGALGELTLTTNASQLSRFAQELRDCGVRRINVSLDTLDPEKFRAITRWGDLDKVLAGIEAARSAGLAVKINAVALKNLNEDEIPGLMQWAHGKGMALTLIEVMPMGDIGEGRIDQYVPLSLLRARLAQQFTLTDIDDDTGGPARYVSVSETGGKLGFITPMTHNFCEACNRVRITCTGTLHTCLGHEDASDLRKPLRTSADNDLLSAAIDRAIGLKPKGHDFIIDRRHNRPSVSRHMSVTGG; encoded by the coding sequence ATGACCGGACCCTCACCCAGTCCACTGGCATCGCTGTCCCGTCCGATGACCGACCCGTTCGGCCGGACCATCAGCTATTTGCGGGTATCGGTCACCGATCGCTGCGACCTGCGCTGCTTCTATTGCATGTCGGAAGACATGACATTCCTGCCCAAGGCCGATCTGCTCACGCTCGAGGAGCTCGACCGGCTGTGCTCGGCCTTCATCGCCAAGGGCGTGCGCAAGTTGCGGCTGACCGGCGGCGAACCGCTGGTCCGGCGTAACGTGATGTCGCTGGTGCGCTCGCTGTCGCGTCACCTCGATAGCGGCGCGCTCGGGGAACTGACGCTGACCACCAATGCCTCGCAGCTTTCGCGCTTTGCCCAGGAGTTGCGGGATTGCGGGGTACGCCGCATCAACGTCTCGCTGGACACGCTGGATCCCGAGAAATTCCGCGCCATCACCCGCTGGGGCGACCTCGACAAGGTGCTGGCCGGCATCGAGGCGGCGCGATCGGCGGGTCTCGCCGTCAAGATCAACGCGGTGGCGTTGAAGAACCTCAACGAGGACGAAATCCCTGGGCTGATGCAATGGGCGCACGGCAAGGGCATGGCGCTGACCTTGATCGAGGTGATGCCGATGGGCGACATCGGCGAAGGCCGCATCGATCAATATGTGCCGCTGTCGCTGCTGCGCGCCCGTCTCGCCCAGCAATTCACGCTGACCGACATCGACGACGATACTGGCGGCCCTGCCCGCTATGTTTCGGTCTCCGAGACCGGCGGCAAACTCGGCTTCATCACGCCGATGACCCACAACTTCTGCGAAGCATGCAACCGGGTGCGCATCACCTGCACCGGCACGCTGCATACCTGCCTCGGCCATGAGGATGCTTCCGATTTGCGCAAGCCGCTGCGGACTTCGGCCGACAACGACCTGCTTTCCGCCGCGATCGACCGCGCCATCGGCCTGAAGCCGAAGGGCCACGACTTCATCATCGATCGCCGCCACAACCGCCCGAGCGTCAGCCGGCACATGAGCGTCACCGGCGGCTGA
- a CDS encoding TRAP transporter small permease subunit, which yields MRPLLALSAGIDLLNEKIGNICNVLVLAACVVSAANAMVRYAFGYSSNGWLELQWYMFAILVMFGASYTFKRNEHVRVEILYLLLSERGQLWLDLIGTLCFLIPACLLLSWLSWPFFLQAYAVGEASSNAGGLLRWPIKLVIPVGFVMLALQGVSEVIKRIAALQNLVTIDAKYERPVQ from the coding sequence ATGCGCCCATTGCTGGCGCTCAGCGCCGGGATCGACCTGCTCAACGAAAAGATCGGCAACATCTGCAACGTTCTGGTTCTGGCGGCCTGCGTGGTCAGCGCCGCCAACGCGATGGTCCGCTATGCGTTCGGCTACAGCTCCAATGGCTGGCTCGAACTGCAGTGGTACATGTTCGCCATCCTGGTGATGTTCGGCGCGTCCTATACCTTCAAGCGCAACGAGCATGTACGGGTCGAAATCCTCTATTTGCTTCTTTCCGAGCGCGGCCAGCTCTGGCTCGATCTGATCGGCACGCTGTGCTTCCTGATTCCGGCCTGTCTGCTGCTGTCCTGGCTGTCCTGGCCGTTCTTCCTCCAGGCCTATGCCGTCGGCGAGGCGTCGAGCAATGCCGGCGGCCTGCTGCGCTGGCCGATCAAGCTCGTGATTCCCGTGGGCTTCGTGATGCTGGCGCTGCAGGGCGTATCCGAGGTCATCAAGCGCATCGCGGCGCTGCAGAACCTTGTAACTATCGACGCCAAATACGAAAGACCGGTGCAATGA
- a CDS encoding TRAP transporter large permease: MITLEMMPPLMFGGLVLAMLIGFPVAFTLAAVGISFGFLSIHLGFFDFSFLQAIPGRVFGSVLSNELLLAIPFFTFMGTILERCGLAEDMLDSMGQLFGPVRGGLGYSVIIVGFILGAITGTVAAQVIAMALISMPVMMRYGYNMRYITGVLAASGTITQLVPPSLVLIVLADQLGKSVGDMYLGAWGPSVFQIMLFAGYTFLLGLIKPDHVPAVPRDALTLRGWPLWRKCLMGIIPSAVLIFVVLGTMMLGLATPTEAGAMGAIGAIVLAAIHSKDFSTKGRKVLITGVIALGIGAMIGVFLSRGLLFKLAFVIAYFAVIWVCLEAVRIPELRNLIKQGYENTMRLTTMVVFILIGSTCFSVVFLGVSGGVWLEHMMTSLPGGVWGFLTFINLFIFFLAFFLDFFEIAFIILPMVAPIAQKVLAPVVGADAALIWFGVMLCVNMQTSFLHPPFGFALFYLRGVAPKEVKSSDIYWGAIPWIGLQIIMVVVVIAFPWTVTALLDKPVSAEDISKVKIEVPQIELPPLDFGPPPKQ; this comes from the coding sequence ATGATTACGCTGGAAATGATGCCGCCGCTGATGTTCGGCGGCCTGGTTCTGGCGATGCTGATCGGCTTTCCGGTGGCGTTCACGCTGGCAGCGGTCGGAATTTCATTCGGCTTTCTCTCGATCCACCTCGGCTTCTTCGATTTCAGTTTCCTGCAGGCTATTCCGGGCCGGGTGTTCGGCAGCGTGCTGTCCAACGAGCTGTTGCTGGCGATTCCGTTCTTCACGTTCATGGGCACGATCCTGGAACGATGCGGTCTTGCGGAAGACATGCTGGATTCGATGGGCCAGTTGTTCGGCCCGGTCCGCGGCGGCCTCGGCTATTCCGTCATCATCGTGGGCTTCATCCTCGGCGCCATCACCGGAACGGTCGCGGCGCAGGTGATCGCGATGGCGCTGATCTCGATGCCGGTGATGATGCGTTACGGTTACAACATGCGCTACATCACCGGTGTGCTGGCGGCCTCGGGAACCATCACCCAGCTGGTGCCGCCTTCGCTGGTGCTGATCGTGCTCGCCGACCAGCTCGGCAAGTCGGTCGGCGACATGTATCTCGGCGCCTGGGGCCCGTCGGTTTTCCAGATCATGCTGTTCGCCGGCTACACCTTCCTGCTCGGCCTCATCAAGCCCGATCACGTCCCGGCGGTGCCGCGCGATGCGCTGACGCTGCGGGGCTGGCCGCTGTGGCGCAAATGCCTGATGGGCATCATCCCGTCGGCCGTGCTCATTTTCGTCGTGCTCGGCACCATGATGCTCGGCCTTGCAACCCCGACGGAGGCCGGCGCCATGGGCGCGATCGGCGCGATCGTGCTGGCGGCGATACACAGCAAGGATTTCAGCACCAAGGGCCGCAAAGTTCTGATTACCGGCGTCATCGCGCTGGGCATCGGCGCCATGATCGGCGTCTTCCTGTCGCGAGGCCTGCTGTTCAAGCTCGCCTTCGTCATCGCCTATTTCGCGGTGATCTGGGTTTGCCTCGAGGCGGTACGAATTCCCGAGCTGCGCAATCTGATCAAGCAGGGCTACGAGAACACCATGCGCCTGACCACCATGGTGGTGTTCATCCTGATCGGCTCGACCTGTTTCTCGGTGGTGTTCCTCGGTGTCTCGGGGGGGGTATGGCTCGAACACATGATGACGTCGCTGCCCGGCGGCGTCTGGGGCTTCCTGACCTTCATCAACCTCTTCATCTTCTTCCTGGCGTTCTTCCTGGATTTCTTCGAGATCGCCTTCATCATCCTGCCGATGGTGGCACCGATCGCGCAGAAGGTCCTGGCGCCGGTGGTCGGCGCAGACGCGGCGTTGATCTGGTTCGGCGTCATGCTCTGCGTGAACATGCAGACGTCGTTCCTGCATCCGCCGTTCGGCTTCGCGCTGTTCTATCTGCGCGGCGTGGCACCCAAAGAGGTGAAGAGCTCGGATATTTACTGGGGTGCCATACCCTGGATCGGGTTGCAGATCATCATGGTCGTGGTGGTGATCGCCTTCCCCTGGACCGTCACCGCGCTGCTGGACAAGCCTGTCAGCGCCGAGGATATCAGCAAGGTCAAGATCGAGGTCCCGCAGATCGAACTGCCGCCGCTCGATTTCGGTCCGCCGCCAAAACAGTAG
- the ltrA gene encoding group II intron reverse transcriptase/maturase, producing the protein MSMWRASHQMPARAGRPGVGRGESACGSGSDEARLPRHEPKDTGSALLLAVLARENLQRAWKRVRANKGVAGVDGLDIDQTAAHLRTAWPVLREQLLSGTYRPSPVRRVTIPKPEGGERELGIPTVTDRLIQQALLQVLQPILDPTFSEHSYGFRPGRSAHDAVLVAQSYVQSGRRIVVDVDLEKFFDRVDHDILIDRLQKRIGDTGVIRLIRAYLNSGIMDDGVVRTRMMGTPQGGPLSPLLANVLLDEVDKALERRGHCFVRYADDANVYVRSRRAGERVMALLRRLYGKLRLTINETKSAVTGVFGRKFLGYGFWPGPGGVIKRKVADKPLRTFKQCIRQLTGRNGGRSMQDVVDHLRPYIRGWKAYFRLAQTPRVWRELDRWLRHRLRAIQLKQWKRGTTMYRELLALGAKLDVARKVAANSRRWWRNSGMLLNAVLTLNWSDRLGLPRLS; encoded by the coding sequence ATGTCGATGTGGCGAGCATCGCATCAGATGCCTGCGCGAGCAGGGCGGCCCGGGGTAGGACGCGGTGAATCCGCGTGTGGCTCGGGCAGCGATGAAGCTCGTCTCCCGCGGCATGAACCGAAGGACACAGGGTCAGCGCTGCTTCTAGCGGTACTGGCGAGAGAGAACCTGCAACGGGCGTGGAAGCGGGTGCGGGCCAACAAAGGCGTAGCCGGTGTAGACGGTCTGGATATTGACCAGACTGCCGCGCATCTACGCACGGCGTGGCCCGTGCTCCGCGAGCAACTGTTGTCGGGGACGTACCGGCCCAGTCCGGTGCGACGGGTGACGATCCCCAAGCCTGAGGGTGGGGAGCGCGAGCTTGGCATCCCGACGGTGACGGATCGTCTGATCCAGCAGGCGCTGCTGCAAGTGCTGCAGCCCATTCTTGATCCAACCTTCAGCGAGCACAGCTACGGCTTCCGGCCGGGCCGAAGCGCGCATGACGCCGTCCTTGTGGCGCAGTCATACGTGCAATCGGGCCGCCGGATCGTGGTGGACGTGGACCTGGAAAAGTTCTTTGACCGGGTCGATCACGACATCCTCATCGACCGCCTCCAGAAACGGATCGGGGACACCGGGGTCATCCGGCTGATCCGTGCGTATCTGAACAGCGGGATCATGGACGATGGCGTGGTCCGGACGCGCATGATGGGGACGCCGCAGGGCGGCCCGCTATCGCCGCTGCTGGCCAACGTCCTGCTCGATGAAGTGGACAAGGCGCTGGAACGTCGGGGCCATTGCTTCGTGCGCTACGCCGACGATGCGAACGTCTACGTTCGCAGCCGCCGGGCGGGCGAACGGGTGATGGCGCTGCTTCGGCGGCTCTACGGCAAACTGCGCTTGACGATCAACGAGACCAAAAGCGCAGTGACCGGTGTGTTCGGTCGCAAGTTCCTCGGCTACGGCTTCTGGCCGGGGCCGGGTGGTGTGATCAAACGCAAGGTTGCTGACAAGCCGCTGAGGACGTTCAAGCAGTGCATCCGGCAACTGACCGGCCGCAATGGCGGGCGCAGTATGCAGGATGTGGTGGATCATCTGCGGCCCTACATTCGGGGATGGAAGGCTTACTTCCGGCTGGCGCAAACCCCACGGGTCTGGCGAGAGCTCGACCGGTGGCTGCGTCATCGGCTGCGTGCCATCCAGCTCAAGCAGTGGAAGCGCGGCACGACCATGTACAGGGAATTGCTGGCGCTGGGAGCCAAGCTTGACGTTGCGCGAAAGGTGGCGGCCAACAGCCGTCGCTGGTGGCGTAACAGCGGCATGCTCCTCAACGCCGTGTTGACCCTGAACTGGTCGGACCGGCTGGGACTGCCCCGGCTCTCATGA
- a CDS encoding TRAP transporter substrate-binding protein produces MKRRDFIKVTGLGVAGAAAVAAPAIAQSMPELKWRMTASWPKSLDTLWGGAELFTKFVAEATDNKFQIQPFAGGEIVPGLQVLDAVQNGTVEMGHTASYYYFGKDPTFAFATAVPFGPNQRLNQAWYTQGGGRELMNEFYKGYNVTSFLAGNTSCQMGGWFRKEINTVDDLKGLKMRIGGFAGKVMQKLGVVPQQLAGGDIYPALEKGTIDAAEWVGPYDDEKLGFNKVAPHYYYPGWWEGGPMLMGLVNLDKWKSLPKAYQSIIEQAGLATNAWMIAKYDQSNPAALKKLLAGGTKLHAFSPAIMQACLKATKELYAETSATNPNFKKVLESVTSFTTNGYQWLQVAELGYDSFMARNPQG; encoded by the coding sequence ATGAAGCGACGAGATTTTATCAAGGTCACCGGACTGGGCGTGGCAGGCGCCGCGGCCGTGGCCGCACCAGCGATCGCGCAGTCGATGCCGGAATTGAAGTGGCGTATGACGGCAAGCTGGCCGAAATCGCTCGACACGCTCTGGGGCGGCGCCGAGTTGTTTACGAAGTTTGTTGCCGAAGCCACCGACAACAAGTTCCAGATTCAGCCGTTTGCTGGCGGCGAAATCGTGCCGGGGCTGCAGGTCCTCGATGCCGTGCAAAACGGCACCGTCGAGATGGGACACACGGCGTCGTATTATTATTTCGGCAAGGATCCGACGTTTGCCTTCGCCACGGCGGTGCCGTTCGGACCGAACCAGCGCCTCAACCAGGCCTGGTATACGCAGGGCGGCGGCAGGGAACTCATGAACGAGTTCTACAAGGGCTACAACGTCACCTCTTTTCTCGCCGGCAATACCAGCTGCCAGATGGGCGGCTGGTTTCGCAAGGAAATCAACACCGTCGATGACCTGAAGGGGCTGAAGATGCGGATCGGCGGCTTCGCCGGGAAGGTGATGCAGAAGCTGGGCGTGGTCCCGCAGCAGCTCGCCGGTGGCGATATTTACCCGGCGCTCGAGAAGGGCACCATCGACGCCGCCGAATGGGTGGGGCCGTATGACGACGAGAAGCTCGGCTTCAACAAGGTCGCGCCGCACTATTACTATCCCGGTTGGTGGGAAGGCGGCCCCATGCTGATGGGCCTCGTCAATCTCGACAAGTGGAAGTCGCTGCCGAAGGCCTATCAAAGCATCATCGAGCAGGCAGGCCTGGCCACCAACGCCTGGATGATTGCAAAATACGATCAGTCTAATCCGGCGGCGCTGAAGAAACTGCTCGCCGGTGGCACCAAGCTGCATGCCTTTTCGCCGGCCATCATGCAGGCCTGCCTCAAGGCGACCAAGGAATTGTACGCCGAAACCTCGGCGACCAATCCGAACTTCAAGAAGGTTCTGGAGTCGGTGACCTCGTTCACGACCAACGGGTACCAGTGGCTCCAGGTCGCCGAGCTCGGTTACGACAGCTTCATGGCGCGCAATCCGCAGGGCTGA
- a CDS encoding TRAP transporter substrate-binding protein, with product MKRRDFLKVSAAGAAATAVASPAIAQSSPEIKWRMTSSFPKSLDTIYGGADFFVKQVAEMTDNKFQIQLFAAGEVVPGLQALDATSNGTVEMSHTVSYYYVGKDPTFAIFSAVPFGLNARQQNSWLSQGGGNELANELFKKHGVIGFPCGNTGTQMGGWFRKEIKTVADLSGLKFRIGGIAGQVLQKVGVVPQQIAGGDIYPALEKGTIDAAEWVGPYDDEKLGFQKVAKYYYYPGFWEGGPTVHAFCNLEKWNSLPKSYQAVITNATANTNAWMAARYDMQNPAALKRLVAGGTQLRPFTNEVLEACLKATNELWAEISAKNADFKKVIDAMQAYRSDQYLWWQVAEYTFDSFQIRSRTRG from the coding sequence ATGAAGCGTCGTGATTTTTTGAAAGTTTCCGCGGCCGGTGCCGCCGCCACCGCCGTGGCCTCGCCGGCGATCGCGCAATCCTCGCCCGAGATCAAGTGGCGCATGACGTCGAGCTTCCCGAAGTCGCTCGATACGATTTACGGCGGCGCTGACTTTTTCGTGAAACAGGTTGCGGAAATGACCGACAACAAGTTTCAAATTCAGCTGTTCGCGGCGGGTGAGGTCGTTCCGGGCCTGCAGGCGCTGGATGCGACGTCCAACGGCACCGTCGAGATGAGCCACACGGTCTCGTATTATTACGTCGGCAAGGATCCGACTTTTGCAATCTTCTCGGCGGTGCCGTTTGGCCTCAACGCCCGCCAGCAGAACTCCTGGCTCTCTCAGGGCGGCGGCAACGAACTCGCCAACGAACTCTTCAAGAAGCACGGCGTGATCGGCTTCCCCTGCGGCAATACCGGCACCCAGATGGGCGGTTGGTTCCGCAAGGAGATCAAGACGGTCGCCGATCTCTCCGGTCTCAAGTTCCGCATCGGCGGCATTGCCGGCCAGGTGTTGCAGAAGGTCGGCGTCGTGCCGCAGCAGATCGCCGGCGGTGACATCTATCCCGCGCTCGAGAAGGGCACCATCGACGCCGCCGAATGGGTCGGGCCGTATGATGACGAGAAGCTCGGCTTCCAGAAGGTCGCCAAGTACTACTACTATCCCGGTTTCTGGGAAGGCGGCCCCACCGTCCATGCCTTCTGCAATCTGGAGAAGTGGAATTCTCTGCCGAAGAGCTATCAGGCCGTCATCACCAATGCGACCGCCAACACCAATGCCTGGATGGCGGCGCGCTACGACATGCAGAACCCGGCGGCGCTGAAGCGTCTGGTCGCCGGCGGCACCCAGCTTCGTCCCTTCACCAACGAAGTGCTGGAAGCCTGCCTCAAGGCGACCAACGAGTTGTGGGCCGAAATCTCCGCCAAGAACGCCGACTTCAAGAAGGTCATCGACGCGATGCAGGCCTACCGCTCCGACCAGTATCTGTGGTGGCAGGTTGCAGAATACACCTTCGACAGCTTCCAGATCCGTTCGCGCACGCGCGGTTGA
- a CDS encoding Mrp/NBP35 family ATP-binding protein yields the protein MSVTQQQVLNALARVRSPRGIALTDANVLSAIAANDGKVFFSINVDAAEARAWESIRAEAEAAVRAIPGVTVAMVALTAERKPGSAPPPAPHRHGPGVQPVSAHRPPQSPASPMSKQSEIPGIAAVIAVASGKGGVGKSTTALNLALGLRDLGLRIGLLDADIYGPSVPRLTGIHEKPQLNDERKMIPIRRFGLAIMSIGFLVEEETAMIWRGPMVMSAITQMLRDVAWGTLDVLVVDMPPGTGDAQLTLAQNVPLKGAIIISTPQDLSLIDARRGLAMFRKVNVPVLGIVENMSYFQCPQCGTRSDIFGHGGARREAERLGVPFLGEIPLHMSIRATSDSGTPVVDSEPDGPHAAIYRAIGARVRDQLQGVIAAA from the coding sequence GTGAGCGTAACGCAGCAACAGGTTCTGAATGCGCTGGCCAGGGTGAGGTCGCCCCGCGGCATCGCCTTGACCGACGCCAATGTGCTGTCGGCGATCGCCGCTAACGACGGCAAGGTCTTCTTCTCGATCAACGTCGATGCCGCCGAGGCCCGCGCCTGGGAAAGTATTCGTGCCGAGGCCGAGGCCGCGGTGCGCGCCATCCCCGGCGTCACCGTCGCCATGGTCGCGCTGACGGCCGAACGTAAACCTGGTTCCGCGCCGCCGCCAGCGCCGCATCGGCACGGGCCGGGCGTCCAACCGGTCTCGGCGCATCGGCCGCCGCAGAGCCCGGCATCGCCGATGTCGAAGCAGTCGGAAATTCCCGGCATTGCCGCGGTCATCGCGGTGGCCTCCGGCAAGGGCGGTGTCGGCAAATCGACCACCGCGCTCAACCTGGCATTGGGCTTGCGCGATCTCGGTTTGCGGATCGGTCTGCTCGACGCCGACATCTATGGGCCGTCAGTGCCGCGGTTGACCGGCATTCACGAGAAGCCGCAATTGAACGACGAGCGGAAGATGATTCCGATCCGGCGTTTCGGCCTTGCCATCATGTCGATCGGTTTTCTGGTCGAGGAGGAAACCGCGATGATCTGGCGCGGGCCGATGGTGATGTCGGCCATCACCCAGATGCTGCGCGATGTCGCGTGGGGCACCCTCGATGTTCTGGTGGTCGATATGCCACCGGGCACCGGCGACGCGCAGCTGACGCTGGCGCAGAACGTGCCGCTGAAGGGCGCGATCATCATTTCGACGCCGCAGGATCTCTCCCTGATCGATGCGCGGCGCGGGCTTGCGATGTTCAGGAAGGTCAATGTGCCGGTTCTCGGCATCGTCGAGAACATGAGTTATTTCCAGTGCCCGCAATGCGGCACCCGATCGGATATTTTCGGGCACGGCGGCGCGCGGCGCGAGGCGGAACGGCTTGGCGTGCCGTTCCTGGGCGAAATCCCGCTCCATATGTCGATTCGCGCCACCTCGGATTCGGGCACCCCCGTGGTGGACAGCGAGCCGGACGGCCCGCATGCGGCGATCTATCGCGCGATCGGCGCCAGGGTCCGCGACCAGCTTCAGGGCGTCATTGCCGCCGCCTGA
- a CDS encoding VOC family protein, with protein MGVSVGVLDHFNIRTRKLDDTVRFYEDVLGLEKGARPNFAFPGAWMYSEGKAVVHLVDISRTDEPQKPDSGVVHHVAFVSQGFAGMKQRLESKGFKYDARQVPGGELWQIFVDDPNGVMIELNYEAAKEQGVAAPVERREDMGAR; from the coding sequence ATGGGCGTGAGCGTGGGTGTGCTCGATCATTTCAATATCCGGACCCGGAAACTCGACGACACGGTCCGGTTCTACGAGGATGTCCTGGGACTGGAGAAGGGTGCCCGGCCGAATTTCGCTTTTCCGGGGGCCTGGATGTACAGCGAGGGCAAGGCGGTCGTGCATCTGGTCGATATTTCCAGGACCGACGAGCCGCAAAAGCCGGATTCCGGGGTGGTCCATCACGTCGCCTTCGTCAGCCAGGGGTTTGCCGGCATGAAGCAGCGGCTGGAATCCAAGGGGTTCAAATACGATGCCCGGCAGGTTCCGGGCGGCGAGCTTTGGCAGATCTTCGTCGATGACCCCAATGGCGTCATGATCGAACTGAACTACGAGGCCGCCAAGGAGCAGGGCGTAGCAGCCCCCGTCGAGCGCCGGGAGGACATGGGAGCGAGGTAG